GATCCTCGTCATAAACAGCGTCAGGGAGCTAGGAGGTAACCGGTATGGCTCGAATTGCAGGAGTTGATCTTCCCCGCGACAAGCGTGTTGAGATCGGCCTCACCTACATCTATGGCATCGGTCTGAGCACGGCTCGTGAGATTCTCAAGAAGACTGGCGTGAACCCGGATACGCGCGTCAAGGATCTCACCGAAGAAGAAGCCCAGCTGCTTCGTTCCGAAATCGTCAACAATCACAAGGTGGAGGGCGACCTTCGCCGTGAGGTGTCCATGAACATCAAGCGGTTGATGGACATCGGCTGTTATCGTGGTATCCGTCACCGCCTGGGGTTGCCCTGTCGCGGCCAGCGCACCAAGACGAATGCCCGCACGTGGAAGAACCGCAAAGGACGTTCACGTCCCGTTGCCGGTAAGAAGACCGCATAACCAAGGGAGGTAACGTTCGTGGCCAATCGCACACAGCGTAAGAAGGAAAAGAAGAATATCAGCTACGGAGTCGCTCATATCTTCTCGACGTTCAACAACACCATCGTGAGCATCACCGACAAGGGCGGCGCTCTGCTGGCGTGGGCGTCGGGCGGCAACGTCGGTTTCAAGGGCGCCCGCAAGTCCACTCCCTTCGCCGCGCAGGTCGCTTCTCAGCAGGCCGCCAAAAC
This sequence is a window from Pyramidobacter sp. YE332. Protein-coding genes within it:
- the rpsM gene encoding 30S ribosomal protein S13 is translated as MARIAGVDLPRDKRVEIGLTYIYGIGLSTAREILKKTGVNPDTRVKDLTEEEAQLLRSEIVNNHKVEGDLRREVSMNIKRLMDIGCYRGIRHRLGLPCRGQRTKTNARTWKNRKGRSRPVAGKKTA
- the rpsK gene encoding 30S ribosomal protein S11; the encoded protein is MANRTQRKKEKKNISYGVAHIFSTFNNTIVSITDKGGALLAWASGGNVGFKGARKSTPFAAQVASQQAAKTAQDHGLREIDVVVKGPGPGRESAIRALQAVGLQVNSIRDETPIPHNGCRPPKRRRV